In Capillimicrobium parvum, a genomic segment contains:
- a CDS encoding pyridoxal-phosphate-dependent aminotransferase family protein: MTVPDRLLLGSGPSPVPRRVLDALAQPTIGHLDPAFAEIMERCKDRLRQVFQTTNDVTMPVSGTGSAGMEAMVVNFIRPGDRVVCGVHGLFGERMADEMRRNGAEVVVVEGEWGRALDTARLVDALDERTAALFVVHGETSTGVRQPLDGLAAACREHDALLMVDCVTSLAGAPIGIDEEGVDVAFSGTQKCLNVPPGLAPFTAGERALERLEPGRSWYLDLTLLLGYWSGGGGGRSYHHTAPINLIYALDEGLQIVLEEGLEARWVRHLDAHERLRGELAERGFERLAPEGEALSSLLCVRVPDGIDEAAVRRSLLLDHGVEISGGLGPLAGQVWRIGVMGEGARPEAQDRLLTALDKLL, translated from the coding sequence GTGACCGTGCCCGATCGCCTCCTGCTGGGCTCCGGCCCCTCCCCCGTGCCGCGGCGCGTCCTCGACGCGCTGGCCCAGCCCACGATCGGGCACCTCGATCCGGCGTTCGCAGAGATCATGGAGCGCTGCAAGGACCGGTTGCGCCAGGTCTTCCAGACGACGAACGACGTGACGATGCCGGTCAGCGGCACCGGCAGCGCCGGCATGGAGGCGATGGTCGTCAACTTCATCCGGCCCGGCGACCGCGTCGTCTGCGGCGTGCACGGCCTGTTCGGCGAGCGCATGGCCGACGAGATGCGCCGCAACGGCGCCGAGGTCGTGGTGGTCGAGGGCGAGTGGGGCCGCGCGCTGGACACGGCGCGCCTCGTCGATGCGCTCGACGAGCGCACCGCCGCGCTGTTCGTCGTCCACGGCGAGACCTCCACCGGGGTGCGTCAGCCGCTCGACGGGCTGGCCGCGGCGTGCCGCGAGCACGACGCGCTGCTCATGGTCGACTGCGTGACGTCGCTGGCCGGGGCGCCGATCGGCATCGACGAGGAGGGCGTCGACGTCGCCTTCAGCGGGACGCAGAAGTGCCTGAACGTGCCGCCGGGCCTGGCGCCGTTCACCGCCGGCGAGCGGGCGCTCGAGCGCCTCGAGCCGGGCCGCTCGTGGTACCTCGACCTGACCCTGCTGCTGGGATATTGGTCCGGTGGGGGCGGCGGGCGCTCGTACCACCACACGGCGCCGATCAACCTCATCTACGCGCTCGACGAGGGGCTGCAGATCGTCCTCGAGGAGGGGCTCGAGGCGCGCTGGGTGCGCCACCTCGACGCCCACGAGCGCCTGCGCGGCGAGCTCGCCGAGCGCGGGTTCGAGCGCCTGGCGCCGGAGGGCGAGGCGCTGTCCTCGCTGCTGTGCGTGCGCGTGCCCGACGGCATCGACGAGGCCGCGGTGCGCCGCTCGCTGCTGCTCGACCACGGCGTCGAGATCAGCGGCGGGCTGGGGCCGCTCGCCGGGCAGGTGTGGCGGATCGGCGTCATGGGCGAGGGCGCGCGGCCCGAGGCGCAGGACCGGCTGCTCACCGCGCTCGACAAGCTGCTGTAG
- a CDS encoding MBL fold metallo-hydrolase: MARAYLQALSERDLDAAVACWAPGGRDVLHGQAELIAPDGIREYFGGLLASFPDLRFEELSCTAEAERCTIRSRLSGTFAGTRRWNGIAPNGARIDLELVDNFVVGDGLLVANDAYLDGMTVARQLGLLPAARSPAERRMTQAFNTRTKLAARTVGGAEKVAEGVWVVRGGFPMKTMNVYLIEEADGITVFDAGIRAMTNAVAAAGARMGGIKRVVLGHGHADHRGAAPGLGVPVLCHVDNRGDAEGDAGLHYMDLSKLNPLSRVVYPTLLRMWDGGPVTIADTVSEGDEVAGFRVVAIPGHAPGMIALWREADRVALTSDCFYLIDPQTGRPGPARMPHEAFNFDTAQARRSIRKIAALDPAVACPGHLGPLTGDVRAELERAAA, from the coding sequence GTGGCGCGCGCGTACCTGCAGGCGCTGTCCGAGCGCGACCTCGACGCCGCCGTGGCGTGCTGGGCCCCGGGCGGCCGGGACGTGCTGCACGGGCAGGCCGAGCTCATCGCACCCGACGGCATCCGCGAGTACTTCGGCGGCCTGCTGGCCTCGTTTCCCGACCTGCGCTTCGAGGAGCTCTCCTGCACGGCCGAGGCCGAGCGGTGCACGATCCGCTCGCGGCTGAGCGGCACGTTCGCGGGCACGCGCCGCTGGAACGGGATCGCGCCCAACGGTGCACGGATCGACCTGGAGCTCGTCGACAACTTCGTTGTGGGCGACGGGCTGCTGGTCGCCAACGACGCCTACCTAGACGGCATGACGGTGGCCCGCCAGCTCGGCCTGCTGCCGGCCGCCCGGTCGCCGGCCGAGCGGCGCATGACGCAGGCGTTCAACACGAGGACGAAGCTCGCCGCGCGAACGGTCGGCGGCGCGGAGAAGGTCGCCGAGGGCGTGTGGGTCGTGCGCGGCGGCTTCCCGATGAAGACGATGAACGTCTACCTCATCGAAGAGGCCGACGGCATCACCGTCTTCGACGCCGGCATCCGCGCGATGACGAACGCGGTCGCCGCAGCGGGCGCGCGCATGGGCGGCATCAAGCGCGTCGTGCTCGGCCACGGCCACGCGGACCATCGCGGCGCCGCGCCCGGCCTCGGCGTCCCGGTGCTCTGCCACGTGGACAACCGCGGCGATGCCGAGGGCGACGCCGGCCTGCACTACATGGACCTCTCCAAGCTCAACCCGCTCAGCCGGGTCGTGTACCCGACGCTGCTGCGGATGTGGGACGGCGGCCCGGTGACGATCGCGGACACCGTCAGCGAGGGCGACGAGGTGGCCGGCTTCCGGGTGGTCGCCATCCCCGGGCACGCACCGGGGATGATCGCGCTGTGGCGGGAGGCCGACCGCGTCGCGCTGACCAGCGACTGCTTCTACCTCATCGATCCGCAGACCGGCCGGCCCGGGCCCGCGCGGATGCCGCACGAGGCCTTCAACTTCGACACCGCTCAGGCGCGCCGGTCGATCCGCAAGATCGCCGCGCTCGATCCGGCGGTGGCGTGCCCCGGGCACCTCGGACCGCTGACCGGCGACGTGCGCGCCGAGCTCGAGCGTGCCGCGGCCTAG
- a CDS encoding MBL fold metallo-hydrolase: MPAPARKRELGRGERVLPGLWRLRLPLPWPGIPHGNAWAIAAGDGIVLVDTGIHAPGSMAHLERALDMVNLRLDSVRLLVCTHAHPDHFGQAATIVERTGCELWLHPNHGHMSRAANDPALWLEHRLEIARQSGVPEDVLRRYIEQRRHSSDLGIAGFVEPDRNLVDGVTVPTDLGDWQVVETPGHAPSHVCFFQAERRLLISGDHLLGRVTLHFDFGYTPDPAGEFLESLEKVEDLGARLCMAGHGRTFTDVRTHVHAYRQLVAERLQAVLDTIAFEPLTGIEIVPHVFGRSPDEMMVAEWMSETLSYLQHLEMTGRAERVNGADGEPERWRAA, encoded by the coding sequence ATGCCCGCCCCCGCACGAAAGCGCGAGCTCGGCCGCGGCGAGCGGGTCCTGCCGGGCCTCTGGCGGCTGCGGCTGCCGCTGCCGTGGCCCGGGATCCCGCACGGCAACGCCTGGGCGATCGCGGCGGGCGACGGCATCGTGCTCGTCGACACCGGCATCCACGCGCCGGGGTCGATGGCGCATCTCGAGCGCGCCCTGGACATGGTCAACCTGCGCCTTGACTCCGTGCGCCTGCTCGTGTGCACCCACGCGCACCCCGACCACTTCGGCCAGGCCGCGACGATCGTGGAGCGGACCGGCTGCGAGCTGTGGCTGCACCCGAACCACGGCCACATGTCACGGGCGGCCAACGACCCCGCGCTGTGGCTGGAGCACCGCCTCGAGATCGCGCGCCAGAGCGGCGTGCCCGAGGACGTCCTGCGCCGCTACATCGAGCAGCGCCGCCACTCGAGCGACCTCGGCATCGCGGGCTTCGTCGAGCCCGACCGCAATCTGGTCGACGGCGTGACGGTCCCGACCGACCTCGGCGACTGGCAGGTCGTCGAGACGCCGGGGCACGCGCCCTCGCACGTGTGCTTCTTCCAGGCCGAGCGCCGGTTGCTCATCTCCGGCGATCACCTCCTCGGCCGGGTGACGCTGCACTTCGACTTCGGCTACACGCCCGATCCGGCGGGCGAGTTCCTGGAGTCGCTGGAGAAGGTCGAGGATCTCGGCGCGCGGCTGTGCATGGCCGGGCACGGCCGCACGTTCACGGACGTGCGCACCCACGTCCACGCCTACCGGCAGCTCGTCGCGGAGCGCCTGCAGGCGGTGCTCGACACGATCGCGTTCGAGCCGCTGACCGGCATCGAGATCGTGCCGCACGTCTTCGGCCGTTCGCCCGACGAGATGATGGTGGCCGAGTGGATGTCGGAGACGCTGTCGTACCTCCAGCACCTCGAGATGACGGGGCGCGCCGAGCGGGTGAACGGCGCGGACGGCGAGCCGGAGCGCTGGCGCGCGGCGTAG
- the metF gene encoding methylenetetrahydrofolate reductase [NAD(P)H] has product MRIDKLFGQGEPVFSFEFFPPKTPEGEANLFQAVEELRALDPAYVSVTYGAGGGTRDKTLDIVTRIRRDYGLEAMAHFTCVGATERELRDTLDRFRDAGIENVLALRGDPPQGQDEWVRTEGGLEHSAELVALLAGGYPFAVAGACFPETHIHATSREDDLRHLKAKVDAGVQFLITQLFFDNGVYEDFVARAREIGIDVPIVPGIMPITNVAQIKRITELCGSGLPGHLLAQLEARAEDPGAVSDFGVAYATLQCAELLAMGAPGIHFYTLNRSPATRAILSALQLMRPWARAPRAALRRAAAPATS; this is encoded by the coding sequence ATGCGCATCGACAAGCTCTTCGGCCAGGGCGAGCCGGTCTTCTCCTTCGAGTTCTTCCCGCCCAAGACCCCCGAGGGCGAGGCCAACCTGTTCCAGGCGGTCGAGGAGCTGCGGGCCCTCGATCCGGCCTACGTCTCGGTGACCTACGGCGCCGGCGGCGGCACGCGCGACAAGACGCTCGACATCGTCACGCGGATCCGCCGCGACTACGGCCTGGAGGCCATGGCGCACTTCACGTGCGTCGGGGCGACGGAGCGGGAGCTGCGCGACACGCTCGACCGCTTCCGCGACGCCGGCATCGAGAACGTCCTCGCGCTGCGCGGCGATCCGCCCCAGGGCCAGGACGAGTGGGTGCGCACCGAGGGCGGGCTCGAGCACTCCGCCGAGCTCGTGGCCCTGCTCGCCGGGGGCTACCCGTTCGCGGTCGCCGGCGCGTGCTTCCCGGAGACCCACATCCACGCGACGAGCCGCGAGGACGACCTGCGCCACCTCAAGGCCAAGGTCGACGCCGGCGTCCAGTTCCTCATCACCCAGCTGTTCTTCGACAACGGCGTCTACGAGGACTTCGTCGCCCGCGCGCGCGAGATCGGCATCGACGTCCCGATCGTGCCCGGCATCATGCCGATCACGAACGTCGCGCAGATCAAGCGGATCACCGAGCTGTGCGGCAGCGGCCTGCCCGGCCACCTCCTCGCCCAGCTCGAGGCGCGTGCCGAAGATCCGGGCGCGGTCAGCGACTTCGGCGTCGCCTACGCCACCCTGCAGTGCGCCGAGCTGCTCGCCATGGGCGCGCCCGGCATCCACTTCTACACGCTGAACCGCTCGCCCGCGACGCGCGCGATCCTCTCCGCGCTGCAGCTCATGCGGCCATGGGCCCGCGCGCCCCGGGCGGCTCTGCGCCGCGCAGCCGCACCGGCAACTTCGTGA
- a CDS encoding cytochrome P450, producing the protein MSTDPIALDEVLVADRELWQDGPPHELFARLRGQCPVHWTSELTEYPEEAGFWSVTTFDDVQAVSRDWRTYSSAHGITGVTNAVMPVELISAMFIGMDPPKHDRLKALFQRGFTPKRIAEHEDRIRAIAVDVLDRLEGRETCDLVSDVAQPIVSRVIHSFMGIPPSEDADWARLMNSILGAGDPELNPHGVASVMERDVPEIFERCSRLIAERREQPTNDLTSVLVHAEVDGERLEEHEIVMGFFLLVAAGNDSTKATYCSGMRALIENPDQRAMVLDDPALVAGAVEESLRMFPAFAHFRRTATRDVELGGQPIRAGDKVVMWYVSSNRDEAHFEDPDRFDITRTTEHQAFGAGGRHFCLGVALARLELQIMFQETLARYPAMELAGEPRHAATQFANQLTKLPVRLRGAEPPGARGPMAA; encoded by the coding sequence GTGTCCACCGATCCCATCGCCCTCGACGAGGTCCTGGTCGCCGACCGCGAGCTGTGGCAGGACGGCCCCCCGCACGAGCTGTTCGCCCGGCTGCGCGGGCAGTGCCCGGTGCACTGGACGTCGGAGCTGACCGAGTACCCCGAGGAGGCCGGGTTCTGGTCGGTGACCACGTTCGACGACGTCCAGGCCGTCAGTCGCGACTGGCGGACGTACTCGTCGGCGCACGGCATCACCGGCGTGACGAACGCCGTCATGCCGGTCGAGCTGATCTCGGCGATGTTCATCGGGATGGACCCGCCGAAGCACGACCGTCTCAAGGCGCTGTTCCAGCGCGGGTTCACGCCGAAGCGCATCGCCGAGCACGAGGACCGCATCCGCGCCATCGCGGTCGACGTCCTCGACCGGCTCGAGGGCCGCGAGACCTGCGACCTCGTCAGCGACGTCGCGCAGCCGATCGTCTCGCGCGTGATCCACTCGTTCATGGGCATCCCGCCCTCCGAGGACGCCGACTGGGCGCGCCTGATGAACTCGATCCTCGGCGCCGGCGACCCCGAGCTCAACCCGCACGGCGTCGCGTCGGTCATGGAGCGCGACGTGCCGGAGATCTTCGAGCGCTGCAGCCGGCTGATCGCCGAGCGCCGCGAGCAGCCCACGAACGACCTCACGAGCGTCCTCGTGCACGCCGAGGTCGACGGCGAGCGCCTCGAGGAGCACGAGATCGTCATGGGCTTCTTCCTGCTCGTCGCCGCCGGCAACGACAGCACGAAGGCGACCTACTGCAGCGGGATGCGCGCGCTCATCGAGAACCCCGACCAGCGCGCGATGGTGCTTGACGACCCGGCGCTCGTCGCCGGCGCCGTCGAGGAGTCGCTGCGGATGTTCCCCGCCTTCGCCCACTTCCGGCGCACCGCCACGCGCGACGTCGAGCTCGGCGGTCAGCCGATCAGGGCGGGCGACAAGGTCGTCATGTGGTACGTGTCGTCCAACCGCGACGAGGCGCACTTCGAGGATCCGGACCGCTTCGACATCACCCGCACGACGGAGCACCAGGCGTTCGGCGCGGGCGGCCGGCACTTCTGCCTCGGGGTCGCGCTCGCCCGCCTCGAGCTGCAGATCATGTTCCAGGAGACGCTGGCGCGCTACCCGGCGATGGAGCTCGCCGGCGAGCCGCGCCACGCGGCGACGCAGTTCGCCAACCAGCTCACGAAGTTGCCGGTGCGGCTGCGCGGCGCAGAGCCGCCCGGGGCGCGCGGGCCCATGGCCGCATGA